One genomic segment of Bradyrhizobium diazoefficiens includes these proteins:
- a CDS encoding IclR family transcriptional regulator, producing MSKEVIKTAKRLFEILEYFDEVQRPLSLKEVALRFGYPVSSASAVLKSMVVLGYVDFDRYSRTYMPTMRIVQLGHWVQGALFGERGISALVNHLNKETEETVSIATQSDLYMQYIHVQPSPRTIQFSIRPGTIRPLARSGLGWMLLSARSDETIEKLVRRINFEEEDRRKKVDLKELMQKLRKIRKDGYVISLHTVTAGAGVIGMLLPERRHGRILAIGVGGPVERLVSKRTQILRSLREGIDKFVSREDRAPATKARN from the coding sequence ATGTCCAAAGAGGTCATCAAGACGGCCAAGCGGCTGTTCGAGATCCTGGAATATTTCGACGAAGTGCAGCGGCCATTGAGTCTCAAGGAGGTCGCGCTGCGCTTCGGCTATCCCGTCTCCAGCGCTTCCGCGGTCCTCAAGAGCATGGTTGTGCTCGGCTATGTCGACTTCGACCGGTATTCGCGGACCTACATGCCGACCATGCGGATCGTTCAGCTCGGGCACTGGGTGCAGGGCGCGCTTTTTGGCGAACGCGGAATTTCGGCGCTAGTCAACCACCTCAACAAGGAAACGGAAGAGACCGTCAGCATCGCGACCCAGAGCGACCTCTACATGCAATACATCCACGTTCAGCCTTCGCCGCGCACGATCCAGTTCTCGATCAGGCCCGGGACGATCCGGCCACTCGCGCGCTCGGGCCTCGGATGGATGCTGCTGAGCGCGCGTTCGGACGAGACCATCGAGAAGCTCGTGCGCCGCATCAATTTCGAGGAGGAAGACCGGCGGAAGAAGGTCGATCTCAAGGAACTGATGCAGAAACTCCGTAAGATCCGCAAGGATGGCTACGTCATCTCCCTTCACACCGTGACGGCCGGGGCTGGTGTCATCGGTATGTTGTTGCCCGAACGGCGCCACGGCCGCATCCTGGCGATCGGCGTCGGCGGCCCAGTCGAACGGCTGGTATCCAAGCGAACGCAGATCCTGAGATCACTTCGCGAAGGCATCGACAAATTTGTTTCGCGAGAGGATCGAGCGCCGGCGACAAAAGCCCGCAATTGA
- a CDS encoding enoyl-CoA hydratase-related protein — protein sequence MVSAEQMKFEVSDRVATITFDRPDKMNAWTPVMESELRRLMAIASEDDDVRAIVITGAGRGFCAGADMGRLSDASLGSAAAAAPVVPPESDDDLAQRYSYLLAVPKPIIAGINGAIAGVGLCIALYCDLRFMAAGAKLTTSFARRGLIAEHGSAWMLRQLIGPMNAADLLLSGRVVEAAEAERLGLVRMLPADTFRETVQQTASDFANFCSPRSMRIIKQQLAAAPRQTLAEATQLANREVAICRGTEDFKEGVAHFIEKRAPRFTGK from the coding sequence ATGGTTTCTGCCGAGCAGATGAAGTTCGAAGTGTCCGATCGCGTCGCGACGATCACATTCGACCGACCGGACAAGATGAACGCATGGACGCCGGTCATGGAGAGCGAGCTACGCCGCCTGATGGCGATCGCGTCCGAGGACGACGACGTGCGCGCGATCGTGATCACCGGCGCCGGCCGGGGCTTCTGCGCCGGCGCCGATATGGGCCGCCTGTCCGATGCTTCGTTGGGAAGCGCGGCCGCCGCTGCACCGGTCGTTCCCCCGGAGAGCGACGACGATCTGGCGCAGCGATACAGCTATCTGCTCGCCGTTCCCAAGCCGATCATTGCGGGCATCAATGGCGCGATCGCGGGCGTTGGTCTTTGCATCGCGCTGTATTGCGATCTCCGCTTCATGGCCGCAGGTGCGAAGCTGACCACGTCCTTCGCCCGGCGCGGCCTGATCGCGGAGCACGGCAGCGCCTGGATGTTGCGCCAGCTCATCGGACCGATGAATGCCGCGGACCTTCTGCTGTCGGGGCGCGTGGTCGAAGCCGCGGAAGCCGAGCGGCTCGGCCTGGTCAGGATGCTGCCGGCGGACACTTTCCGCGAGACCGTGCAGCAGACGGCGTCGGATTTCGCCAATTTCTGCTCTCCCCGGTCCATGCGCATCATTAAGCAGCAACTGGCGGCAGCTCCCCGGCAAACCCTGGCCGAAGCCACGCAGCTTGCAAACAGGGAAGTCGCGATCTGCCGCGGAACGGAAGACTTCAAGGAGGGCGTTGCCCATTTCATCGAAAAGCGGGCGCCGCGCTTCACCGGCAAGTAA
- a CDS encoding CaiB/BaiF CoA transferase family protein, with protein MAPTGPLSGIRVLDLTSVLFGPYAAQMLGDWGADVIKVEPPGGDTWRYTGVFRNRGMSGQFMAVNRNKRSLALDLKHPEGKAALAKLIPTVDALVTNVRPAAMARLGFGYGDCAKLNPRLIYAAATGFGQDGPWAARPAFDEIIQAASGLASSIGSDEEPEFVPSLIGDKICAMAMAGAVSAALFRRERSGQGQMVEVPMLETIAGFNSIEMLGGHAFDPPIGPTGYKRMKNRRPVRTKDGWLTMLPYSGDNWCAFFEAVGRPELSDELGVRDPVLRSQNIDKIYDRMSEIGRTRTTAEWEELLLRLDVPHTAFARLTEIGEQPHLAAVGLFADINHPTEGRIRQARPATKFSESPAGIHRVAPHLGEHSREVLREAGLSEAEIQAAIDSKAVTAA; from the coding sequence ATGGCACCAACCGGCCCCCTCAGCGGTATCCGCGTTCTCGATCTGACGAGCGTGCTGTTCGGTCCCTATGCTGCGCAGATGCTCGGCGACTGGGGCGCCGATGTCATCAAGGTCGAACCGCCTGGAGGCGACACCTGGCGCTACACCGGGGTGTTTCGAAACCGCGGCATGAGCGGCCAGTTCATGGCGGTCAACCGCAACAAGCGCAGCCTCGCGCTCGATCTGAAGCATCCCGAAGGCAAGGCCGCGCTGGCGAAGCTGATCCCGACCGTGGATGCGCTCGTTACCAATGTGCGGCCAGCCGCGATGGCGCGGCTCGGGTTCGGCTATGGTGATTGCGCAAAACTCAATCCACGGCTGATCTACGCCGCGGCCACGGGCTTTGGCCAGGACGGCCCGTGGGCAGCGCGCCCCGCCTTCGACGAGATCATTCAGGCTGCCTCCGGCCTTGCATCCTCGATCGGATCGGACGAGGAGCCGGAATTCGTACCGAGCCTGATCGGGGACAAGATCTGTGCGATGGCGATGGCTGGCGCCGTCTCTGCCGCCTTGTTCCGGCGCGAGCGCAGCGGGCAGGGGCAGATGGTCGAGGTGCCGATGCTGGAGACCATCGCCGGCTTCAACAGCATCGAGATGCTGGGCGGCCACGCCTTCGATCCGCCGATCGGGCCGACCGGCTACAAGCGGATGAAGAACCGGCGCCCGGTGCGGACGAAGGACGGCTGGCTGACGATGCTGCCTTACTCCGGGGACAATTGGTGCGCTTTCTTCGAGGCCGTCGGCCGGCCTGAATTGAGCGACGAGCTCGGCGTGCGCGATCCCGTGCTGCGCTCCCAGAACATCGACAAGATCTACGACCGCATGAGCGAGATCGGCCGGACCCGCACCACCGCGGAGTGGGAGGAATTGCTGCTGCGGCTCGACGTGCCGCACACCGCCTTTGCCCGCCTCACCGAGATCGGGGAGCAGCCGCATCTTGCCGCCGTTGGGCTGTTCGCAGACATCAATCACCCAACCGAAGGACGCATCCGGCAGGCGCGGCCGGCGACGAAATTCTCGGAGAGCCCGGCCGGCATCCATCGCGTCGCGCCGCACCTCGGCGAGCATTCGCGTGAGGTGCTGCGCGAGGCCGGCCTGAGCGAGGCCGAAATCCAGGCTGCCATCGACAGCAAGGCCGTCACTGCCGCATAG
- a CDS encoding ABC transporter substrate-binding protein: protein MQRKQFVLGAFALFTSFCAASAAIAGNYDTGATDTTIKLGQTMPYSGPASAYSAIGRAEIAYFKMLNDKGGINGRKVELLSMDDGYSPSKTVEQVRRLTESDEVLAMFSMLGTGPNIAAQKYLNAKKIPQLFPSSGASRWNDPQHFPWTTGSQPTYRTEGRIYAKWILANKPDARIAVITPNEDPGRDYLAGFKEGLGEHVNQIVSEAVYETTDPTVDSQIVKFKAAGADVVFNECTPKFAAQAIKKIAELGWKPQIILPAVSNSVGSVLVPAGLENSVGIVTGAFQKDPGDPRWENDAGMKAWREWMKTYNSGADPADIFNVTGYTMAQIMELVLQRAGNDLTRANLMKQTQSFKDVELPMLLPGIKLNTSAEQVTPIRQLQMARFNGKSWELFGDVIGE, encoded by the coding sequence ATGCAGAGAAAACAATTCGTCCTTGGCGCTTTCGCTCTATTCACAAGTTTCTGTGCCGCTTCGGCTGCAATCGCCGGAAACTACGATACGGGTGCGACGGACACGACAATCAAGCTCGGCCAGACAATGCCGTATTCGGGGCCGGCCTCCGCCTATTCCGCGATCGGCCGCGCCGAGATCGCCTATTTCAAGATGCTCAACGACAAGGGCGGCATCAACGGCCGAAAGGTCGAGCTGCTCAGCATGGACGACGGCTATTCGCCGTCGAAGACTGTCGAGCAGGTTCGGCGCCTCACCGAGAGCGACGAGGTGCTGGCGATGTTCTCGATGCTCGGCACCGGCCCGAACATCGCGGCGCAGAAATATCTCAACGCCAAGAAGATCCCGCAGCTGTTCCCATCGAGCGGAGCCAGCCGCTGGAACGATCCGCAGCATTTCCCCTGGACCACCGGCTCGCAGCCGACCTACCGCACTGAGGGCCGAATCTACGCCAAATGGATTCTGGCCAACAAGCCCGATGCCAGGATCGCAGTCATCACGCCGAACGAGGATCCCGGCCGCGACTACCTCGCCGGCTTCAAGGAAGGTCTCGGCGAGCACGTCAACCAGATCGTCTCGGAAGCGGTGTACGAGACGACGGACCCGACCGTCGATTCCCAGATCGTCAAGTTCAAGGCCGCCGGCGCCGACGTTGTCTTCAACGAATGCACGCCGAAATTCGCGGCGCAGGCGATCAAGAAGATCGCCGAACTCGGCTGGAAGCCGCAGATCATCCTTCCCGCCGTCTCCAATTCCGTCGGATCCGTGCTGGTACCGGCCGGGCTCGAAAATTCCGTCGGCATCGTCACCGGCGCCTTCCAGAAGGATCCCGGCGATCCTCGCTGGGAGAATGACGCTGGCATGAAGGCGTGGCGCGAATGGATGAAGACCTACAATTCCGGAGCGGATCCTGCCGACATCTTCAACGTCACCGGCTACACCATGGCGCAGATCATGGAGCTGGTGCTGCAGCGCGCCGGCAATGATCTGACGCGCGCCAATCTGATGAAGCAGACGCAGTCGTTCAAGGATGTCGAGCTGCCGATGCTGCTGCCCGGCATCAAGCTCAACACCTCGGCCGAGCAGGTGACGCCGATCCGTCAATTGCAGATGGCGCGCTTCAATGGCAAGTCCTGGGAGCTGTTCGGCGACGTGATCGGCGAATAG
- a CDS encoding IclR family transcriptional regulator: MPRTIKKALADDHITEATSYGPPAAGSVKSAGRVLRILEFFDEIQRDARVAEVAERLGFPQSSTSILLNCLVELGYMDYLQESRSFLPSPRVTLLGTWLDKGPVRNGSLMRMLEELSQKTGDTVIIAARSGIYAQYIHVLQARATMRFHVPPGSRRLVVWSATGFSLLTSSSDKEIRSVCTRTNAEAALDISRIDINQVLENVERTRRDGFFFSAGLVTPGAGSIALPLPEGIDGWNRALAVAVSGPLQDITRRQTEIVALLNDVVQRYLRPSSSS; the protein is encoded by the coding sequence ATGCCTAGGACAATAAAGAAAGCGTTGGCAGATGACCACATCACGGAAGCTACGAGCTACGGCCCTCCGGCGGCGGGATCGGTCAAGTCGGCGGGACGCGTGCTTCGAATTCTGGAGTTCTTCGACGAGATCCAGCGCGACGCGCGCGTCGCCGAAGTTGCCGAGCGGCTGGGATTTCCGCAATCGTCGACCTCGATCCTGCTCAATTGCCTCGTCGAGCTCGGTTACATGGATTATCTGCAGGAAAGCCGCAGCTTCCTGCCCTCGCCGCGCGTCACCCTGCTCGGGACCTGGCTCGACAAGGGCCCCGTCAGAAACGGCAGCCTGATGCGGATGCTCGAAGAGCTGTCTCAGAAAACGGGCGACACCGTCATCATCGCCGCACGGAGCGGAATTTACGCGCAATATATTCACGTTTTGCAGGCCCGGGCCACGATGCGCTTCCACGTCCCACCCGGATCCAGGCGCCTCGTGGTGTGGTCGGCCACTGGTTTTTCACTGCTGACGTCGAGCAGCGACAAGGAGATTCGCAGCGTGTGCACACGCACCAACGCGGAAGCGGCGCTCGACATATCGCGGATCGACATTAATCAGGTGCTGGAAAACGTCGAGCGCACGCGGCGTGACGGCTTCTTCTTCTCGGCGGGGCTCGTCACGCCTGGCGCGGGGTCGATCGCGCTGCCCCTGCCCGAGGGCATCGACGGCTGGAACCGCGCGCTTGCCGTCGCCGTATCAGGTCCTCTTCAAGATATCACGCGGCGGCAGACGGAGATCGTCGCGCTGCTCAACGATGTAGTGCAGCGCTATCTTCGCCCGTCGTCCTCGAGCTAG
- a CDS encoding acyl-CoA dehydrogenase family protein produces the protein MEDMSAIVLEQADRLFAQHIDKKVLSAADAGQWSDALWSAMEDAGLPLALVPEMKGGAGLAPDVAANLIRRSAFHSVPLPLAETMIANALWTDAGGEVIAGAVTLAPVNPHDRITLASNRTGATLQGIARHVAWGKQAPIALVLASDANGNAFLCRVPTGKARSNKTRRNVAYEPREDVDFGGVQLAASDFLPAPACLDADGLMPFGAAIRVQQMIGGMERCMDYALSYANERVQFGRPIAKFQAIQHMLAIAAGHFAAASAAGDALTETPRLGDNALAVAIAKSRCGESAGQVAALCHQVHGAMGFTQEHPLHYATRRLWSWRDEWGAEPWWQEKIGRMICEQGGDGFWPLLVDPPATAGAA, from the coding sequence ATGGAAGACATGTCCGCCATTGTGCTCGAACAGGCCGATCGCCTGTTTGCGCAACACATCGACAAGAAGGTTCTGTCCGCGGCCGACGCCGGGCAGTGGTCTGATGCGCTCTGGAGTGCGATGGAAGATGCCGGCCTGCCGCTGGCACTGGTGCCCGAAATGAAAGGCGGGGCGGGGCTGGCCCCGGACGTTGCGGCAAACCTGATCCGCCGGTCGGCATTTCATTCCGTCCCGCTGCCGCTGGCAGAGACCATGATTGCCAACGCGCTCTGGACCGACGCCGGCGGCGAGGTGATCGCGGGAGCGGTAACGCTCGCGCCGGTTAATCCGCACGATCGCATCACGCTCGCATCGAACAGAACGGGCGCAACATTGCAGGGCATCGCGCGGCATGTTGCCTGGGGCAAGCAGGCGCCCATTGCTCTGGTCCTCGCGTCCGACGCAAATGGCAATGCCTTCCTCTGCCGCGTGCCGACCGGCAAGGCGCGCTCGAACAAGACACGGCGGAACGTGGCCTATGAGCCGCGCGAAGACGTCGATTTCGGCGGCGTGCAACTGGCCGCGAGCGACTTCTTGCCGGCGCCCGCCTGTCTCGACGCCGATGGCCTGATGCCGTTTGGCGCCGCAATCCGCGTCCAGCAGATGATCGGCGGGATGGAGCGGTGCATGGACTACGCACTGTCCTACGCCAATGAGCGCGTGCAGTTCGGCCGGCCGATCGCGAAGTTCCAGGCGATCCAGCATATGCTGGCGATTGCGGCAGGCCATTTTGCTGCGGCGTCGGCGGCAGGCGACGCGCTGACGGAAACGCCGCGGCTGGGTGATAACGCGCTGGCCGTGGCGATTGCAAAATCCCGGTGCGGGGAATCTGCCGGGCAGGTTGCCGCCCTCTGCCATCAGGTCCACGGCGCGATGGGGTTTACTCAGGAGCATCCGCTGCACTACGCCACCCGCCGGCTCTGGTCGTGGCGCGACGAATGGGGGGCCGAACCGTGGTGGCAGGAAAAGATCGGCCGGATGATCTGCGAGCAGGGCGGCGACGGTTTTTGGCCGCTGCTGGTCGACCCGCCGGCAACCGCCGGTGCGGCCTAG
- a CDS encoding acyl-CoA dehydrogenase family protein, protein MHAFRFESLTLPPEAEEMRRKVRAFLQEERDTGRYAAHRTSWSTFDPEFSKRAAKAGFIGMTWPKQYGGGEYSNLQRFVVTEEMLAAGAPGGAHWIADRQSGPQILKHGSERARQLILPKIAAGECYFGIGMSEPDSGSDLAAARTKADKVEGGWVINGTKIWTSNAHRVHYLIVLARTEPLSENRHAGLSQFIVDTSSEGIEIRPIMNLSGGHEFNEVFFKSCFVPDDMMIGKPGEGWTRVTGELAFERAGPDRFMSDIRLLVELVDKIGREPNERQAVEIGRLAAHFATLRRMSSSIAGLLERGESPVTEAALVKDVGTAFEREVPEMVRKLLPIEASLDDDDEYSQAMAHVLLHAPSFTIRGGTPEILRGMIARGLGLR, encoded by the coding sequence ATGCACGCATTCCGGTTCGAATCCCTGACCTTGCCACCTGAGGCCGAGGAGATGCGGCGCAAGGTCCGCGCGTTCCTGCAGGAGGAGCGTGACACCGGCCGTTATGCGGCACATCGGACCTCCTGGTCGACATTTGATCCGGAGTTCAGCAAGCGCGCCGCCAAGGCCGGCTTCATCGGCATGACTTGGCCGAAGCAATATGGCGGCGGCGAATACTCCAACCTGCAGCGTTTCGTCGTCACCGAGGAGATGCTGGCGGCCGGCGCGCCGGGCGGCGCGCACTGGATCGCGGATCGGCAGTCCGGCCCGCAGATCCTCAAGCACGGCAGCGAGCGGGCGCGGCAGCTGATCCTGCCGAAGATCGCGGCGGGTGAGTGCTATTTCGGCATCGGCATGAGCGAGCCTGATTCCGGCTCCGACCTCGCGGCGGCCCGCACCAAGGCCGACAAGGTCGAAGGTGGCTGGGTCATCAACGGCACCAAGATCTGGACCTCGAACGCGCATCGCGTCCATTATTTGATCGTGCTGGCCCGCACCGAGCCGCTCAGCGAGAATCGCCACGCCGGGCTGTCCCAGTTCATCGTGGACACGAGCTCGGAAGGTATCGAGATCAGGCCGATCATGAACCTGTCGGGCGGGCACGAGTTCAACGAAGTCTTCTTCAAGAGCTGCTTCGTTCCCGACGACATGATGATCGGAAAGCCCGGAGAAGGCTGGACGCGCGTTACGGGCGAACTGGCGTTCGAGCGCGCCGGCCCGGACCGATTCATGTCGGACATCAGGCTCCTGGTCGAGCTTGTCGACAAGATCGGGCGCGAGCCGAACGAACGGCAGGCGGTCGAGATCGGCCGGTTGGCGGCTCACTTCGCCACGCTGCGCCGGATGTCGTCGTCGATCGCTGGCCTTCTGGAGCGCGGCGAGAGCCCGGTCACGGAGGCCGCGCTGGTCAAGGACGTCGGCACGGCGTTCGAACGGGAGGTTCCGGAAATGGTGCGGAAGCTGTTGCCGATCGAGGCAAGTCTCGATGACGACGACGAATATTCGCAGGCGATGGCGCATGTGTTGCTGCACGCGCCTTCGTTCACCATTCGCGGCGGCACGCCGGAAATCCTGCGCGGGATGATAGCCCGCGGTCTTGGCCTGCGCTGA
- a CDS encoding CaiB/BaiF CoA transferase family protein — protein sequence MDTTPADGPLGGIRVVDLTNVIMGPFATHIMADLGADVIKIESEEGDSFRTYRPNRHEGMAGGFLHLNRNKRSVMLDLKRSSEMDALRKLIATADVFVHSLRPKAIAKLGLGYQAVRAIKPDIIYCGAYGFSEKGPYRDKAAYDDIIQAGSGLAALHMAARGEPAFMPTVLCDKLSGQAMAYSVMAALFQRERGGGGQAIEVPMFETTAEFAYVEHLLGFAFEPSLGNPGYSRVVSPRRKPFRTGDGYMCILPYSDRNWRDFFDFVGRPELKSDVRFFPLVERAAHLEALYEIIEEEAPRHSTAAWVSFCDDVSIPCMPVLGLADLPDDEHMKAVEMFSRAEHPSEGAYKSIRAPVSFSSAPFRLRRHAPRLGEHTAEVLAEIGMDAASVSRKSK from the coding sequence ATGGACACAACCCCTGCAGATGGCCCGTTGGGCGGAATTCGCGTCGTCGACCTGACCAACGTGATCATGGGACCGTTTGCGACCCACATCATGGCCGATCTCGGCGCCGACGTGATCAAGATCGAGAGCGAAGAGGGCGATTCTTTCCGGACTTATCGGCCCAATCGCCATGAAGGCATGGCCGGCGGCTTCCTTCATCTCAACCGCAACAAGCGCAGTGTCATGCTCGACCTGAAGCGGTCGTCGGAAATGGATGCCCTGCGCAAGCTGATCGCGACAGCCGACGTGTTCGTCCACTCGCTGCGCCCTAAGGCCATCGCCAAGCTCGGGCTCGGCTATCAGGCGGTCCGCGCCATCAAGCCCGACATCATCTATTGCGGCGCCTATGGATTCAGCGAGAAGGGACCCTACCGCGACAAGGCTGCCTATGACGATATCATCCAGGCCGGCTCCGGGCTCGCTGCATTGCATATGGCTGCGCGCGGCGAACCGGCTTTCATGCCGACGGTGCTGTGCGACAAGCTGTCCGGGCAGGCGATGGCCTATTCGGTGATGGCGGCGCTGTTCCAGCGAGAGCGGGGCGGCGGAGGTCAGGCGATCGAGGTGCCGATGTTCGAGACCACGGCGGAATTCGCCTATGTCGAGCATCTGCTCGGCTTCGCCTTCGAGCCGTCGCTCGGCAATCCCGGCTACAGCCGTGTCGTCAGTCCGCGCCGAAAGCCGTTCCGCACGGGCGACGGATATATGTGCATCCTGCCCTATTCGGATCGCAACTGGCGCGACTTCTTCGACTTCGTCGGCCGCCCTGAGCTGAAGTCGGACGTCCGCTTCTTTCCGCTGGTCGAGCGGGCGGCCCATCTCGAGGCGCTCTATGAGATCATCGAGGAGGAAGCCCCCAGGCATTCCACCGCCGCCTGGGTATCATTCTGCGACGATGTCAGCATTCCCTGCATGCCCGTGCTCGGCCTCGCCGATCTGCCTGACGACGAGCACATGAAGGCGGTCGAAATGTTCAGCAGGGCCGAGCACCCGTCGGAGGGAGCGTACAAATCAATCCGGGCGCCGGTGTCATTCAGCTCGGCACCGTTCCGCCTCCGCCGTCATGCGCCGCGGCTCGGCGAGCACACCGCCGAGGTCCTCGCGGAAATCGGCATGGACGCGGCTTCTGTCAGCAGGAAGAGCAAGTGA
- the dctP gene encoding TRAP transporter substrate-binding protein DctP produces the protein MISTSRRQFVGVIAWALALAGLAAPAAAAERWDLYIYNPVATVAAAKGMSAVAEQIEKDTGGELSIRLHLGGSLPINTTTITQAVSDDVVQMGDDGYFLGNVPIGGVLRLPMLIRSLDEYEKAADIMAPYLEKAFEKKGVLVLGQYLYPYQVAFSSKKLTALADIKGQKIRVTSPEQGEFIKRLGGVPVTLGAPEVPSALDRSIVDGVLTANTGGGNTWKDLLKFNYRLGINYFNSVVIVNKERFNKLSPEIQVKVRKAVADNMPLITKAMADEEDSLSKKFAEGGMTVTEPQPGDLDVGTKAISAYWDEWAKSKGPDAAAALKQVRAALGR, from the coding sequence ATGATATCGACGAGCCGTCGCCAATTTGTGGGCGTGATCGCTTGGGCACTTGCATTGGCGGGCCTTGCAGCGCCAGCCGCAGCCGCCGAGAGATGGGATCTCTATATCTACAATCCCGTGGCCACGGTGGCAGCGGCCAAGGGCATGAGCGCCGTCGCCGAACAAATCGAAAAGGACACCGGCGGTGAGCTGTCGATCCGGCTGCACCTCGGGGGCTCGCTCCCTATCAACACCACCACCATCACCCAGGCCGTCAGCGACGACGTCGTGCAGATGGGCGACGACGGCTATTTCCTCGGCAACGTGCCGATCGGCGGCGTCCTGCGGCTGCCGATGCTGATCCGCTCGCTGGATGAGTACGAGAAGGCGGCGGACATCATGGCGCCGTACCTGGAGAAAGCCTTCGAGAAGAAGGGCGTGCTGGTCCTCGGCCAGTACCTCTATCCCTACCAGGTCGCGTTCTCAAGCAAGAAGCTGACTGCGCTGGCCGACATCAAGGGCCAGAAGATCCGCGTGACATCGCCCGAGCAGGGCGAGTTCATCAAGCGGCTCGGCGGCGTGCCTGTCACGCTCGGCGCCCCGGAAGTTCCCTCCGCGCTCGACCGCAGCATCGTCGACGGCGTGCTGACCGCGAACACCGGGGGCGGCAATACCTGGAAGGACCTGCTCAAGTTCAACTACCGGCTCGGCATCAACTATTTTAACTCCGTCGTGATCGTGAACAAGGAGCGCTTCAACAAGCTGTCGCCGGAGATCCAGGTCAAGGTGCGCAAGGCCGTCGCCGACAACATGCCGCTCATCACCAAGGCGATGGCGGATGAGGAAGACAGCCTCAGCAAGAAGTTCGCCGAAGGCGGCATGACGGTGACCGAGCCGCAACCCGGCGATCTCGACGTCGGCACCAAGGCGATTTCGGCCTATTGGGATGAATGGGCAAAATCGAAGGGGCCGGATGCTGCGGCCGCGCTCAAGCAGGTTCGTGCGGCGCTTGGCCGGTAA
- a CDS encoding TRAP transporter small permease subunit, translating to MAPDGTVHFIDNVSSGPGPVENASEAICALFLMAMIILIGAEAIARNLFATSLQITDEIGGYLLVAMTFLSMSVAEAHGAFHRVELVQARLGQSARLASQIVFDVMSLVASALITWHLMRLVMNSWRSEDVAPTPLQTPLWMPQTTMAIGMFLLCLALARTILTKVRRLRGSTQP from the coding sequence GTGGCGCCTGACGGCACCGTCCACTTCATCGACAACGTCTCGTCGGGCCCCGGCCCGGTCGAGAACGCCTCGGAAGCGATTTGCGCGCTCTTCCTAATGGCCATGATCATCCTGATCGGAGCCGAGGCGATCGCACGCAATCTGTTTGCGACATCGCTCCAGATCACAGACGAGATTGGCGGCTATCTGCTCGTGGCCATGACCTTCCTGAGCATGTCGGTCGCCGAAGCCCATGGCGCATTTCACCGGGTCGAACTGGTTCAGGCCCGCCTCGGACAATCCGCCCGGCTGGCGTCGCAGATCGTCTTCGACGTGATGTCGCTGGTCGCCTCCGCGTTGATTACCTGGCACCTGATGCGCCTGGTCATGAACTCGTGGCGCTCGGAGGACGTGGCGCCCACGCCGCTGCAGACGCCGCTGTGGATGCCGCAGACCACCATGGCGATCGGCATGTTCCTGCTCTGCCTCGCCCTCGCCCGCACGATCCTGACCAAGGTTCGCCGCCTTCGCGGGAGTACGCAGCCATGA